The DNA window TTTGGCGCCAATACGGGCATGTTCAGCCGCCTGGCGAGCGAACGCGGAGCCTATACCACGGCGTTTGATGTCGATCCGGCCTGCGTCGAAATTAACTATCGGCGGGCCCGCAAGGAACAGACGAGAAACCTGTTGCCGCTGTGGCTGGACCTGACCAACCCGTCCCCGGCGATCGGGTGGCGGCATGCCGAGCGGGACTCGCTGCTGGGGCGGGGGCCATGCGACGCCGTGCTGGCGCTGGCTTTGGTGCATCATCTGGCGATTACCAACAACACGCCGTTTGACAATATCGCGGAATTTTTCGCCTCGTGTTCTGACCGCCTGCTAATTGAATGGGTGCCCAAGAGCGATCCGCAGACCCAGCGTCTGCTGCGTTCTCGTCCCGATATTTTTGAGAGCTACACCCAGGAGCAGTTTGAAATGGCGATGGTTCGCTGGTTCGACATGGTGGAGCAAAGGGCCGTCGGCTCCAGCGGACGCGTGCTGTATTCGCTGCGGCGCCGTTTTAGCGCGGGAGACTAAGTTGATGCAACAATCCAATGTGCTGGTGCGAAAAGAAGAACCGCGATCGAGCGCCCCCTTTGAAGGCGGCCGATTTCTGGCGCATCCCATGCTGGCGGCGATTTTCCCGCCGCTGCTGCTTTATGCACAGAGCCCGGGCAAAACGAGCTGGCAGGAACTGGCTTTGGCCCTGGCGGCGTCAGCTGCCATGGCGGGGCTTCTGCTGCTCCTGATGCGTTATTTTTTTGTCGGCTGGCGCAGGGCAGCGCTGGCGGCCACCTGGCTGGTTTGCGCGATCTATGCGTTCTGGCTGTCGGACCACGTGAACGGCACGCTGGCGTTTTTTGATCTGCCGTACTACTGCTCCCGTCCCATCCTGCTGGCGCTCTGGGCGGTGCTTGCCCTGGGCGGTCTCACCTGGTTTTTTCACGACCGGGAAGACGACCGCGAGTTCACCCACTTTGCGAACATTTTCGCCCTGGCGATCGTCCTGGGTCCGCTCGGTCTGCTCGGCTGGCATGCCTGGCGCAATCCGCAGATTGTTGGCGAATGGCAAACGCCCGCCGCCAACACTGAAACGTTCGCCCTGCACTCCCCGGAACAGCAACCCGACATTTATTACCTGGTGCTCAACGCGTACGCGGGCGACCATGTGCTGCGGCGTGACTTTCAATTTGACAACCGCGTCTTCCTGGCCGAACTGGCCCGTCGCGGATTCGTCGTTGCGGAGAGCAGTCGGGCCAACTATCCGCAGCCGGAACTCTCGCTGGCCTCCACGTTAAATATGGCGTACCTGGGAGATGTGGACCCGGGCGTTTCCTGTCGGAATGCGCTGCAAGACCATCGGGTTGGCGAACTGCTCAAGGAGCAGGGCTATCTTTACTTCCACCTGGGGATTCCGGTCGACGGTTTATGGGCGAACCGCCATGCGGACTACAACTATCGGTTCTCCCTGACGGACAACGCATTTACGGAGAGACTGATCGAGCTTACGCCGTTGCGTATGATGAGTCCCAATATGAGCCCGAAGCGACAGACGGCGCAAAAGTTTGAAATGCTGCCGGAAATTGCAAAGCAGGCAGGACCCAAGTTTGTCGTAGCCTGTTTCGATTCACCAGGTCTGCCACAGGAACTGGCCGACGCTCCAGCCGGGCTTAACGAAGACGGCCTGTATCTCCGCGAGGTGGCGGCCGTCAACCAGCAAGTGCTGGCGACCATCGATGCTCTGACGGCGGCTTCGGACCGGCCGCCGGTGATTTTGCTGCAGTCCGCCCAGGGGCCGGACTTGAGCGTGGCCCCGCTTTCGCGCATGTCGGAGCTGGAACAGGTGCGGGCGCGGTGTTCGATCTTGTCGGCCTTTCGGCTGCCGGGGCGACGCCTGAGCGCGAAGGCGATCCAGGGCATTACCCCGGTGAATACGTTCCGTATGCTCTTCGACGTGTACTTCGACGCAAAACTACCGATGCTGGCGAACCGCACTTTTTACTGGAGCGAAGCCGACAGCCGCGGCGCTCCGTCCGGCGGTCCCGCATGCCGGATGGTGGAAGTCACCCAGCAACTGGCCGAGCCGGCTGCCCTGGCCAGCGACCAGCCAGCCCGCGGCAGCGGCGGGTAGTTTTGCGTCGCCTCTTGATTGCCGGGGGGCGTGGCTTGGAGTCGGTGCGGCAGTACACAGGAAAAGGGAGTTGTGGCCAGGCCCGCTGCGGATGGTCGCAGGATGTACTGGCATGGCGTTCTTCGCGAACTTCGCTTTTATCGCTTGAAGCGACGCCCTTGCACGGTTTACAATCGGCGCTTCATATTTGCGGCGATTGATGGGTGGAACGCCTTCTTTTCGCCGGCCTGGTCTGCCTTGAGTGAAATGGGTGATCCTGATGCTCCGCATTTTTGACGACAACCGTCGGTTTAATCGTCGGGCAATGCTGCAGATTGGCGGACTCGGGTTATCGGGAATGTCGCTGGCGAATCTGCTGGCGGCCCGCTCGCTGGCCTCGGGAACGGGCAAGCCGATCACAACAGGCAAGTCGGTGATCTTTCTGCTGCAGCATGGAGGTCCGACCCAGTTTGAAACGTTTGACCCCAAACCTGACGCGCCGGATTCGATTCGTACGGTCGGCGGGGTCACGTCGACTGCTTCGCCCGGCATGCAGTTTGGCGCTTCGATGTCGCAGTTGGCGAAACTGGCGGACAAACTGGCGGTCGTCCGTTCCTATGCGACCAACAGCTCGGCCCATAGCATTCGTCCGATCGTCAGCGAAGCCTCGCGACAGGCGAACATCGGGGCGATCTATTCGCGTCTGGCGGGAGCCAATCATCCGACCAGCGGCATGCCGCGGAACGTCACGCTGTTCCCCAAAGCGGTGCTGGCCGATGGGCAAGGACCGGAAACTCGCTTTGGCGACTTTAACTCCACCGGCAACCTGGGCCGCGGCGCCGAGCCTTTTTCACCGGGCGGCGGATCGAACCTGCAGAAAGATATGCAGCTGTCGATTCCCAGCGGTCGGCTGGACGATCGCCGGAATCTGCTGGCCTCACTGGACCAGTTGCGTGCGGAAGCGGACCGCACTGGAGGGATGGAAGGCGTCGACAAGTTTCGCGAACAGGCCTACGACATGGTCTTCAAAGGCGTTGCCGATGCCTTCGACCTGTCGAAAGAGGACCCCCGCACCATTGCCCGATACGACACGGCCGCCCATCTGCACGAGCGGTCGTACTACGCCGGTA is part of the Lignipirellula cremea genome and encodes:
- a CDS encoding DUF1501 domain-containing protein yields the protein MLRIFDDNRRFNRRAMLQIGGLGLSGMSLANLLAARSLASGTGKPITTGKSVIFLLQHGGPTQFETFDPKPDAPDSIRTVGGVTSTASPGMQFGASMSQLAKLADKLAVVRSYATNSSAHSIRPIVSEASRQANIGAIYSRLAGANHPTSGMPRNVTLFPKAVLADGQGPETRFGDFNSTGNLGRGAEPFSPGGGSNLQKDMQLSIPSGRLDDRRNLLASLDQLRAEADRTGGMEGVDKFREQAYDMVFKGVADAFDLSKEDPRTIARYDTAAHLHERSYYAGKTNGNDQRNWYQENARSLGKLLLLARRLCEAGCGFVTVTTRFVWDMHADANNLGVDRGMEAVGLPYDHAVAAFIQDCEERGLGNDILLVSTGEMGRTPKINARGGRDHWGGLTPMLLYGGGLTHGQTIGQSTRDGGQPAVDACNTDNLIATIMHTLFDVGELRIRQGLPVDLVRMVGSGEPIPGLF